Within Wyeomyia smithii strain HCP4-BCI-WySm-NY-G18 chromosome 2, ASM2978416v1, whole genome shotgun sequence, the genomic segment ATGAGAATTAAAggatttatttgaatatttttgaagcCTTCTAGATTAAACTCTAAAAATTTAAGCACTAAACATTATTTACATTTATTAACAATCGTTGTTGTATAATTCATCCGTGAAAGATTGTTCAAAGCCAAAATCAAACGGTAGGTGGACTAATCCGGGTTCCTCTTttaaattggaataaaaataaaagtggTACAAAAAGTTTCATTGACATGAAATGCATTTATTAGATATTCGTGGGATCGCCGATAATTTTCTAGGGTGCATTTAAAATATCTTCTAGCTCACTGCAAACCTCGCTGTCAAGAAGATTTATAACATCCAGCAACAGTTGAGCATAACGTTGGTCCTCCTTGGGAAAAACTAAAATACAATGAGCAGTTTCTTCAGCGAGAGATTCTTTTGTGTGACACGGTCTCTGGAACTTCCGACGTATTATTTCCAGCTGCATAACATCGATTGAGGTTAGAACCCGACTCTCCACATTCCGACAGACTATCGTACGGAACTTCATTAGGTTCGTTTCCAAATAGCGCTTCTGTCTCACAGTCAGATGAATTAGCGGATAATCTTCGGTTGTAATGCGTCGCTCGATATACGCCGTAACAGTTGACGGAATTTCCAGGTCACTCGCTGGAGAAATCATTTCGTTTGAATCTACCAGGTGTTCGACCAGTGAGGTTACCGATGTTACTGGTGTCGGTGGCCGATTACGGGACTTTTTAAACTGCTCCTGCTCGGTTTGAAATTCATCAACAATCTGTATCTCTCCTATCGAAACCCGAAGGCCTTCACTGGTGGAACTGCTGTCCAAAGACGGACGGTGCCAACGACAACTCCATGGACCGCACAAAGACGTTCGTCGACGCTCGGCAGACTGCATTCGATTTCGCATCTTGGTAGCGACCTGTAAGTAAAGTCATTCTCATGTTCAGTTCCTCATTAACTAGGCTTGTGGAAAATTACCTGCTCAATCAGTTTACATCCGGCATGAACGACCTGCTCTTTGATCTGTCCCATAATGCTTTGCAACGCATCGCTGGTGTACTTCATGATTTGACGATCCAACGGAAGCTGCTCTGAGGGCATATTGGCAAAATCGTTTATCAACTGTCGAGCGGTGTCAATAATTTGAGTACTGCTGATCGTTGGACTGATGGTTGTGTGCATGTGGTACGCAATGTTAACTGCGTGTTCAACGGAAGCACGTGACAACTGTTTAGACATATCCGGTAGTCGAACGCGAATGTTGTGCCATGCCTTCAGCATGGCTCTCATCAGAGCTTCCTTGGAACGTTTGCGGTACTTGCTGGAAAGGTTTTGCGTTTTACGGAGGGTAAGTTGCTGCTCGAAACGCTCCTGCAGAGCGAGCGACCGCATCATACGTTTTTGCACGTTGGATTTTGTTTGCTGCAGGAAACTGTTCAGAAGTTCCTGTCGATTTGCTTCCGCTTCTTGGGCCGAAATGAAGAGCAACTTGTAGCGTTCTTTTTTCTGTTGAGAGGGAAAATATTTGTATTGCCGACTTTATTTATTGTAACTTTTGAGTTAAATACCATAATCCGTTTCGATTCTGATATTCTCCTTTTAATTATCGCCATCCGTCGTCGTCTCATGTGGTCCTTCTCTCGAAGTCTACGTTTCAATCTCAATCGATAACTGTGAATTCACCAAATTTGTTCAACATCAACTCATATTAACATAATAAGTGTTTATATTACGATTTCGTTGATGCCTGTAACAGTGCGTTGTTGTATTGGACCTTCAATGCCCGTCGATGGCCATCGatcattttaatttgtttctcATTCTCACGGCACGCCAGGAACCTTTGCAACTGCCGCTCGTATTTTGCTTTTAACTTCAAAGCTCTGAAGTGTCGTAATTATTACAACATAAAATTGTACAATAAAAAAACGGCTACTTTAGTCTTTTGGCCTCCCAAAGATTCTTTGCAGTACATCGATTCCGTTGTGCTTTTCCTTCAAAATCATAGTATTTTTTGATGTGCAGCGCTGCTTTCTGATCACGAAACCGCTGCCACCAGACATGATCCTTTGAATATAagtttgttttatgaaaaacCTCTTTGAGAACAAAATGCTTACCAATTTTTGAAACTCTTTGCGAATTTCGTGTTTGTGAAGTTTCCACAAATAATATCTAAACCGGTTGAACTCCGCCAATGTGCAAATGACTTCATTTGTATCGTTAATTAAGTTGTGGTACTTCAAGCTCTGAGGTTAAACTTAATTTAAAATACTTAACAGAAAAATCATATGATTATTCACCTCTCTCACTCTTCGATCGCGAAAATAGTACTTTAGATTTTTGTCGTGGGGTTGTAGATAGCGGTAGGACACTTCTAGACTCAACGGGTCGCTCAAATCGAACCCATAATCATTCGGTTTGATCCACGGAACATCCCCTAGGCGTCCTCTGCTGAAACTAGGCGGGTGAATTGGACATGCCTTGGCCGGCAGCTTCTGGTCCAATGGCAGATTTTCCCATAGTGGCAGGCCTCCATGTTTTGGAAGAGCTTGTTCAGGCTTGGGTATGACCTGCTGAAGTCGCGAGAAGGTTGTGGGACGCCGGAGTTGTAAATAGTTTGACATCCCTGTTGGTAATTTCGTGCTGTAATGTTCACTGGGACTGCTACGATCGATTAATTTTCCTACTTTTGATTATGATTAGGCTTATAAAGCGCTTTATTGCTAATGTGCTATTGTACGAAACAGTTTTGGTACAAATTAATCAGAATATTGTGTTTAAAATCAATGAGAAATATTTCGTTTCGGTACCTGATCTTCTGAACATCTAACAAACTTTGCACAATTTATTCTCAATTAGCAATTAGCAGAATTTAGTTTGGTTAGAAGTGCGTCAAAGGCCACGGTTTCCTCGCTTCAACCCTAGAaaaatagtctgcgtcaatttgactcctcgcttttagCAACATTGCCCTCTTATTCTCTCAAAATAGTGCGAGTCTGTTCTCGTTCTTTCAATTAAATTCTggtatttttgttatttatcgATGTGTCAACACCGTATAATGGCCACACAGTAATAACctataaacaaaaacattcattttcaattatttaaaagTCATGTGGCAATTTTATATCAAAATATAGGATTGTGTCTCTGGGAATGTTAACTTGGCtaagagcaccaaaattcacaggaatggttaaaaagctaaaaTCTTTCATTTCTTTTTAAGTTTGAGTTCTTGAGCAAAACCTGTGCTCACCATtgtaattgttatttttattgcaCGATAATAATTAATATTACATGATGATAATTATCATTACACGATAATATTCATTTTTACATATAAATCAATGACATGAAACCGTTGTTTACTTCTGTATTATAAAGAAACTATAGTATACGTATACGGAATAGTTATCGCTCGCTTGtcttgatttttgtttcaattcaaactgtcaAAATCAGTAACGTTAATTACGTCAATTTCGTGTTTCTAGTTAACCTGGACAAATTTAATAATTGAGCTAAACAagttttttaacaatttaaattaATAAGAACGGGCGGAATTCACTGAATTACATATACATATCGCTCAGATAAGGAATGATTAGTTAACACTCGAACCTTAACAGAGTTTCGCTTTATTATTTACAGATGGCGCAAATTAATTTCTTCTATCACGTTCTTTCAAAGTAAACGAGATGAGGTGAAGTGCAATGTACGTggtcttgtccaaaataaatcgATGTTGAATAAGTTAAGGTCACCCTAAATGAAAGATAAGGGATCATtcatataatacataacgcgctcaggggtgggggggtattcagcgaagcgttactTTGCGTGTGTCAAACATGTgaaattgcgttacgtgggggtgggtgggtattgaaaattgccaaattccgcgttatgtaatatttgaatggttcctaatgttatttatagtatttttcaagattttgaaaccttctactaagttatcagccataaaaaaatgcatttgtattctgaacattgttatgtcccaaaataaaaaagttttttgacataattgtaaaaatgcttagttttccatcacatataaaaatgccaatatctcagcccccgataagatagcaaggatcttttttaatgtaaaatttcGTGGAAAATTCCACttttcagtaaaaatttcagttcttgaacGAAAAGTTTTTTCATTTGTCTTTTGGAAGGTTTTATCTATAAATTTCGGACGCAAGGGCTTTGTGAGTCAATTAGCTGAATGCAATggtgaaccaaaccatgcaaaatattcaaaaatgaccccacaaaaacaaaaaaaatatacggaAAAAATATACGGAATCgaatagaattgaaaaaatatacaaaaagtgatttttaaggtgaaacctcattgaatccaaaaatggccgactttgagtcaccacttcgaattttcaaaagcacacgactcggaaatactcataccgttccctatgaaaatacTATTTCCTGTTTGCTTCActacagcaaacataaaatagcattttcacagggaacgcattaactgtttccgagtcttgtgctttcgaaaaatcgaagtggtgactcgaagtcggccatttgcggatttaatgaggtttcaccttaagctTGAAAAGGtattttttcagaaatcacgtttgggcaacctgtaaACAAtgttttagaaagtcgaaatgttcttcaAAAATACTGACCTTGACTTATTCAACATcgatttattttggacaagaccACGTACATTGTACCTCACTTCATCTCGTTAACTTTGAAAGAACGTGATAAAAGAAATTAATTTGGAATGTAGAAAAAAATGTATATGATACTATCATTCAATTTAGGGTTGAAAACCTTGACTTTTGCAACATCGGCACTTCTGGACCACGCACCCTGAGTTGGCCAGTCGACATGGTTTATTGGGTAACCAGTCAACAACACTTGTTAAGCGACCTCGGAGTATAAATGATACCAATGATGGCTGCTGAGATGAAGAATAAATTGCTATGTCTGACGATCGACTCAGATATTCGATTGAACAACCGAAATACAATACCAGCTTTGAATACCACAAAGCTACATCCCCTCCAATGTGCTGCCTAACATGATGGGAGGAATCTGTAAAATGATGAATTCATTTTTGAATCAAAGGCCATTCTTTCAGCAGCTGGAACAAAAGAGTTTGGAATCGAGTATAGCTActttaaataaaatttgaattcactaaaaattTTAAGCAATGCTTCATTTGTACTAAAAAACTGCAAGAAGCACACGTCCCCCTCGACGATTTTTATATGGAATAGTTGAGGACAATTTGTTCTGTGAGAAAACTCGAAAGCAACCCGTTTGAACGTGATCTTATGAAGAGGCCTTGATGAAAAAACGTTTGTCAAAACTTCGCGATTCCACGGCATTCAAAATGGCTTTATGTTTGGACCCGTGGTTCAACTAcccaaattcaaaaatattcacgAGTGAGGAAAAATGGCAGATTCAGGTGTAAATTATTCGTTAAGCATGCACAACATAACAGAAAACATCTTTTAATGTTTCTCTCGGCGGTGTGTCACTATTCGCACGTGAGACCGATTAAAAAAGCTGACACCGTAGCACACTGATGAAGCATCATGTACTATCAACACCAACACGGCTAACGATGGAGAGATGATTTTATAACAGAAATGTACCTGTGCTTGAGAGAGCATTAATTGTTCTAGGATTGGTGCTGTCACCTCTTCACTGGTTAATATTTTGCTCATCAAGCTAAACAAGGAAGTGTACCAGCAAGACAACTGGAAGAAACCTCTagctcagcggttctcaacctttttatgtccgcgtaccccttgacaatatttttcatatcgattgtaccctctGGCTTGgtatgttctcgcagagtgggagagtaGCGGATGATCATGTCGTGCTAGTCtatttcaggtttcaaattgaactatggtttgtttgattgttaCAGTCATGTTTAAAGCTCATGATtgattaacaaataaaatattataaagaaaaagggctttgtccgccattactgttttttctttcgcgtaccccctgaaggctttcgagtacccccaggggtacgcgtaccccaggttgagaaccgctgctctagcTGAACGCTTATTAAATTTActttaatttattattttcactCTTATAGGTAATCCTAAAATCAAAAGTAAACCACCAACCCACtaaattaaggggttatatacctttttagttttcaaaaaaccggaaaaaattttATTACCTTATCTTCAAAtccaacatcttgagaacatttccacaaattttcataaagatctgagcaatagaaagaaagttagagcgatttgcagcgcgcctcgccacggccgcataagctaaacttgaaactttacacgtgattatctcggaatagttttttccggaaaatgactttgccgtgatcctgattgcgggaaaactaccgtgctggatcgaaatccgtacacctaagcacatgataatcttcgacggtcaatataaaatcaagaaatcacatattgctttaaactgacatgtttactcataggtctacttatgttttatcactattttcgagcaaaatgattcaaatcactctaaaactcgaaaaaatcatgtttgaatagaacttgttttgaatcgaaatccgtacgcagTTTTTCATCTGAATCGAAagccgtacacttttgaatcgaaatccgcacgcacgctatatagacTGAATCGAAGTCAGTACAGCaatgaatcgaaatccgtatgaatatagaagtacaaaaatgaattttattgttaaatTTATCCTTAAAttaacgaataaatatattttgagggtCAATTGGTTCCAAAGGTTTCACACGGTTTGATGATGATTGATATTTAAAATGATATATATGGTATAGCTTTAGATCCCAAGTGAATGATTCGACCAAAGAAAACATACAATTTTTCTCAACAACCAGCTACAAGGCGCCTTCTTCCAGGCCCAGATTTAAGGGGGGAGGGGTCAATTGTCCCGGGCCCCCGATTGCTATGCCCATGCATAGCACCCACTTTATGATCCTATCTTCCTCTCCAGGAGTGAAGGTTGGTGGAGCTTTCTTTGATTGAGATTCGTAGCGATTCATTACGGCATCCCTTATCGTAGTCAccagaacgccggaacctctcgaagcttcccgatACGACTTCCCgaacctcagtcacagctcttcGAAATTGTTTGTTGTATATTTATGATGGTTTTCTTCCataatatgctgaaaacaagagtaaaagttcaacaatatatgtatGATACACACATTGTACGGATTTTTATCCAAGCGATTAACAAGGATCataatccgtacggcacagtttttgatgaataaatacaatttacactatacACCAGGCAATATGCAActggaaaatgacaaagacttcaAAAAGATTTAcggagtaaaacacttatatcccacttgaaaaaggtttttatctgaagaatgttTCCTTAGTGAATTCTCTAACATTGCGACGAAATGACAATTGAAACCGATGCAcgatagattttttatttttaatatttttatttcatggcctacttgcgcatagtttaatttaacagaaggccaacagttcaacggacatgtacaagtaactatcatatgaattttcatttttctaatgcctaaaattgaataaaaacatcaaggtgtacggatttcgatactgtacgggtttcgatctaGCACGGTACTGAactgatttccttcatcttttttttttaaattttcgttataaaattctccggtccttgaacgatcgctttttgaaacatacagttacatttagccgcaaaaaaattttaatgcaattttttgcgaTCAAAACGTTCATTTTGTAGGGAAAAACGTTcgcgtttgcactgaaaacaaaatactcataaaagcgatcgttcaaggacccggcacacttttaaactaatgaaataatatgagttttctgatttcggttgatccgctgagtctctatcaggatcaccgcaagcctttgcaaaaaaaatagcgtttcggggaaacggccattactccagtaataattggtatatctcaaaatcaaacgtattttcttgttgttgataaactgtactttcagaaaaataccactttgatgcaataaaaaaggtgctatgcacttaaaaataaattcaaacttccctcatttttctcgaccaaaaaggtatataaccccttaaccaAACTGCCAGCATCATTAATCCGCCTCCTACGCGTTCACATCATCACTACCCTGAAACATTTCATCAACAGACTTTTTCCGGCAACTGCGGCTTTTCAGGTGATATATAAACGGCTTTTCagttgatatataaaaacttcaagagcttaaaaacccaattgggttgtttagctatatcagctttttatatcatctgaaagagctgcattttctgagtaaaacgtgatttgaaaaaaatttctatcgttgtccttcactttttaaatcacgatttaaaagtgctcgaaatctgctcgaatcgctacaatgacagttcgcccatataccaactgtcattgtagcgatttagagagAATTtgtattcttcatttaaaaatcgaaggcaaATGATATACAGTTTtaataaatcacgttttgctcagaaaatgacactctttcagatgatatataaaatagaaaatccgtgaatagctgaacaacccaattcacgGTTACATTcattttgaccgtgataaaatcaaaACAGTACTGtactttttattgttttggaCGATGGCATTTGGTATTATTAATAAAAGATGCTTGTTCACGTGGTTCTGATTGACAGTCGATGACAGTTCATTCTGGTTCTTTTTGATACTCCTACAGCTTTTTATCCGGTTCTCCCCTccagaattgggttgtttagctacatATGAATTTCTGATTTTCATATACCCATCAGCTTAAAGAGTGAATTTTTCTTAGCATAACGTGATACTGAAAAAGactctatcgttgtccttcgatttttagaaGAATAAGAATCGTTTTAAAACGCAcgaatgacagttggtacatagagataagtgactttttacctacgcacactagtaaacatataaaccagtgaaaagttgcttttgtttcccccaaactgtaaatcatcgcatctcgttgtttCAACTTTTTATCCCTTTTTACCATTTTAGGTCGATTATGTATATTATCTCCCaggtggtctcgaggtacgatgctggcctaacaagttagtcgtcgtaggttcgagtctcggctcgtgAGAGATTGTttgtgtcaataggatcgtagcgctagccccga encodes:
- the LOC129720655 gene encoding uncharacterized protein LOC129720655, producing the protein MSNYLQLRRPTTFSRLQQVIPKPEQALPKHGGLPLWENLPLDQKLPAKACPIHPPSFSRGRLGDVPWIKPNDYGFDLSDPLSLEVSYRYLQPHDKNLKYYFRDRRVRESLKYHNLINDTNEVICTLAEFNRFRYYLWKLHKHEIRKEFQKLDHVWWQRFRDQKAALHIKKYYDFEGKAQRNRCTAKNLWEAKRLKALKLKAKYERQLQRFLACRENEKQIKMIDGHRRALKVQYNNALLQASTKSYRLRLKRRLREKDHMRRRRMAIIKRRISESKRIMKKERYKLLFISAQEAEANRQELLNSFLQQTKSNVQKRMMRSLALQERFEQQLTLRKTQNLSSKYRKRSKEALMRAMLKAWHNIRVRLPDMSKQLSRASVEHAVNIAYHMHTTISPTISSTQIIDTARQLINDFANMPSEQLPLDRQIMKYTSDALQSIMGQIKEQVVHAGCKLIEQVATKMRNRMQSAERRRTSLCGPWSCRWHRPSLDSSSTSEGLRVSIGEIQIVDEFQTEQEQFKKSRNRPPTPVTSVTSLVEHLVDSNEMISPASDLEIPSTVTAYIERRITTEDYPLIHLTVRQKRYLETNLMKFRTIVCRNVESRVLTSIDVMQLEIIRRKFQRPCHTKESLAEETAHCILVFPKEDQRYAQLLLDVINLLDSEVCSELEDILNAP